A genomic window from Lotus japonicus ecotype B-129 chromosome 1, LjGifu_v1.2 includes:
- the LOC130736302 gene encoding omega-hydroxypalmitate O-feruloyl transferase has translation MAPPWVQELHLRHFSIPVTIDKMFPVTPSRPIPVKPGDILYLSNLDDMIGARVFTPTVYFYQSDTASSWRKPVTEVLNGALADVLVPYYPLSARLRETKNGKLEVFFGPEQGALMVEARSDISLSELGDLTAPNPAWEPLIFKFPNEEQYKVLDMPLVIAQVTQFRCGGFSLGLRLCHCICDGLGAMQFLAAWAATAKSGSLVIDPKPCWDREMFKPRHPPMVKFPHMEFMRIEEGSNLTMTLWQTKPVQKCYRIQREFQNYLKTLAQPSDAAGCTTFDAMAAHIWRSWVKALDVRPLDYTLRLTFSVNARPKLRNPPLREGFYGNVVCVACTTSSVSELVHGQLPETTRLVREARQSVSEEYLRSTVDYVDVDRPKQLEFGGKLTITQWTRFSMYKSADFGWGKPLYAGPIDLTPTPQVCVFLPEGEAADCSGSMIVCICLPESAAQKFTQALLLDSVLTE, from the coding sequence ATGGCTCCTCCATGGGTTCAAGAGCTCCATCTCCGTCACTTCAGCATTCCTGTCACCATTGATAAAATGTTTCCGGTCACGCCGTCGAGGCCAATTCCGGTTAAACCAGGTGACATTTTATACCTTTCCAACCTTGATGACATGATCGGAGCACGTGTATTTACACCCACGGTGTACTTCTATCAATCAGACACTGCGAGTTCTTGGCGAAAACCTGTCACAGAAGTATTAAACGGCGCTCTTGCTGATGTTTTAGTGCCTTATTATCCTCTCTCTGCAAGACTGAGGGAGACCAAGAATGGTAAACTGGAAGTGTTTTTCGGACCGGAACAAGGAGCACTCATGGTTGAAGCACGATCTGACATTTCCTTATCTGAACTTGGAGACCTAACAGCTCCAAACCCAGCTTGGGAGCCTTTGATCTTCAAATTCCCCAATGAGGAACAATATAAAGTCCTAGACATGCCACTAGTTATTGCTCAGGTTACCCAATTCCGATGCGGTGGCTTTAGCCTCGGCTTGAGGCTGTGCCATTGCATATGTGATGGCCTAGGAGCCATGCAGTTTCTAGCTGCATGGGCCGCCACAGCAAAATCAGGGTCGCTGGTTATTGACCCTAAGCCTTGTTGGGACAGGGAAATGTTCAAACCTCGGCACCCGCCCATGGTGAAATTCCCACACATGGAGTTCATGAGAATCGAGGAAGGCTCCAACCTGACAATGACACTATGGCAAACCAAGCCCGTTCAGAAGTGTTATAGGATCCAGCGAGAGTTCCAAAACTACTTGAAAACTCTCGCTCAGCCATCCGATGCTGCAGGCTGCACCACTTTCGATGCCATGGCAGCTCACATTTGGAGATCCTGGGTGAAAGCTCTTGATGTGAGACCACTAGATTACACCCTCAGGTTAACATTTTCAGTCAATGCTAGGCCAAAGCTTAGAAACCCACCTCTGAGAGAAGGGTTCTACGGCAATGTGGTGTGTGTCGCGTGCACAACAAGCTCTGTGTCAGAGCTTGTGCATGGACAACTCCCTGAGACTACTCGTCTGGTTCGCGAAGCCAGACAAAGTGTCTCAGAGGAGTACCTAAGATCCACGGTGGATTATGTTGATGTGGACAGGCCGAAGCAGCTTGAGTTTGGGGGAAAACTAACTATTACACAATGGACCAGGTTCTCAATGTACAAGAGTGCAGATTTTGGGTGGGGTAAGCCACTATATGCTGGTCCTATAGATTTAACACCCACGCCTCAGGTTTGTGTGTTTCTACCTGAAGGGGAGGCTGCTGATTGTAGCGGCTCTATGATTGTGTGCATATGCTTGCCTGAGTCTGCTGCGCAGAAGTTTACACAAGCATTGTTGCTTGATTCAGTGTTGACAGAGTAA
- the LOC130728287 gene encoding uncharacterized protein LOC130728287 encodes MVGGGSRREDAAAPPVSSTNIFAALGSLKKKKKSTKTKDEEGGSEKKDVFWAPTPLAAKSWADVDDEDDDDYYATTAPPDSVWVDPEKSNESDAAIEESESEEDGLDDVEDDAEDEHENDIEVPVDTEPVLENPPQPSLATKETERQLSKKELKKKGLEELEAVLAELGFSQTEPSGDKDSNDLEKKEEDHNSVVVKKEIASGESKSARKKKKKDKSSKEQKESQEQSDGVDVGSTTSLTAGTEKAEDASATDVRELLKKAASLKKKKSSKELDAAARAAASEAAARSAKLAASKKKEKGHYNQQPVR; translated from the exons ATGGTCGGCGGAGGAAGCAGGAGGGAGGATGCGGCAGCGCCGCCGGTGAGCAGCACCAACATTTTCGCGGCGCTCGGGagcttgaagaagaagaagaagagcacCAAGACCAAGGACGAGGAGGGAGGTTCGGAGAAGAAGGACGTTTTCTGGGCTCCGACGCCGCTCGCGGCCAAGTCGTGGGCTGATGTTGACGATGAAGACGATGATGATTATTACGCTACCACCGCTCCTCCTGATTCCGTTTGGGTCGATCCTGAGAAATCCAATGAGAGTGATGCTGCAATTGAG GAAAGTGAAAGTGAGGAAGATGGTCTTGATGATGTGGAAGATGATGCTGAGGACGAACATGAAAATGACATAGAGGTTCCAGTAGATACTGAACCTGTTCTTGAGAATCCTCCTCAACCCTCATTGGCTACCAAAGAAACCGAAAGACAGCTTTCCAAGAAGGAACTGAAGAAAAAAGGGCTTGAAGAGCTTGAAGCCGTGTTGGCTGAGCTAGGATTTTCTCAAACAGAACCTAGTGGTGACAAAGATTCCAATG ATctggagaagaaagaagaggatCACAATAGTGTGGTGGTAAAGAAGGAGATTGCTTCTGGGGAAAGCAAAAGtgcaagaaagaagaagaagaaggataaATCTTCAAAGGAGCAGAAAGAATCTCAAGAACAGTCTGATGGCGTGGATGTTGGAAGTACAACTTCTCTCACTGCTGGCACAGAGAAGGCAGAGGATGCTTCTGCTACTGATGTTAGAGAACTGCTTAAGAAAGCTGCTtctttgaagaagaaaaagtcAAGCAAGGAACTGGATGCTGCTGCACGTGCTGCTGCTAGTGAGGCTGCTGCGAGGAGTGCAAAGCTTGCTGCATCCAAGAAAAAAGAGAAGGGGCACTATAATCAGCAACCAGTTCGGTAA